Proteins encoded by one window of Deltaproteobacteria bacterium:
- a CDS encoding FkbM family methyltransferase: protein MISNFVDVFGEWSEMELAMFRDLLKEDSNVLEVGSNIGMHTVALSRMVPKGRVIAFEPQRVIHQVLSANCALNQCTNVFAEHFAVGNHTGEVDIPVCNYTEDWNYGSYSIVEGYSAEGSFQGDQWREKVRITRLDDHMRIRDLDAIRLMKIDVEGLECEVLEGAKETIQKHRPFLFIENNNQEYGDQLIAKIANLGYKSYWYCTERFHAKNFNGQETKFEGGDFNMLCFPAEMGINPGRLMEAKEFSDLLDGKVSYITRDVYPAI from the coding sequence ATGATCAGCAATTTTGTCGACGTTTTCGGCGAATGGAGCGAGATGGAACTGGCCATGTTCCGCGATTTACTCAAGGAAGACAGTAACGTTTTAGAGGTGGGCTCTAACATTGGCATGCATACGGTCGCTTTGTCCCGCATGGTACCCAAAGGCCGCGTCATAGCCTTTGAGCCCCAGCGCGTGATTCACCAGGTATTATCGGCTAACTGCGCTCTTAACCAGTGCACTAATGTTTTCGCCGAGCACTTTGCGGTCGGCAATCACACCGGGGAAGTCGACATCCCAGTGTGCAATTACACTGAAGACTGGAACTACGGTTCATATTCGATTGTAGAAGGCTACAGCGCTGAAGGTAGTTTTCAAGGCGATCAATGGCGTGAAAAGGTTCGCATTACGCGACTCGATGACCATATGCGTATTCGAGATCTTGACGCCATCAGACTGATGAAAATCGATGTCGAAGGGTTGGAATGTGAAGTTTTGGAAGGCGCAAAGGAAACCATTCAAAAGCATCGACCCTTTTTGTTTATAGAAAACAATAATCAGGAATACGGCGACCAGCTGATCGCGAAAATCGCCAACCTCGGTTACAAATCGTATTGGTACTGTACCGAAAGATTCCACGCGAAGAACTTCAACGGCCAAGAGACGAAGTTCGAAGGTGGGGATTTTAACATGCTCTGTTTCCCCGCAGAAATGGGAATCAATCCTGGCCGCCTAATGGAAGCCAAAGAATTTTCGGATCTTCTCGATGGAAAAGTCTCCTACATCACCCGGGATGTCTATCCGGCGATTTAG